In Nocardioides nitrophenolicus, the genomic window TCCGAGGCCACCGTGAAGCTGACCGCGGCCGGGGTGCGCTACGTGGTGACGGGGGAGGGCAACGGACCGGTCAACGCCCTGGACCAGGCGCTGCGCTCGGCGATCGAGCAGGCGTACCCGGAGATCGCGAAGTTCGAGCTGATCGACTTCAAGGTGCGCATCCTCGACCAGGGGCACGGCACCGACGCGATCACCCGGGTGCTCATCGAGACCACCGACGGCGCGTCGTCGTGGGTCACCGTCGGGGTCGGCGCGAACGTGATCGAGGCGTCGTGGGAGGCCCTCGCCGACAGCCTCACCTACGGGCTGCTGCGGCACCACAACTGAGCGAGACCTGCTGCCGGCACGCATCCGGTGAGTGCCGCCAGCAGGTCAGGCGCAGGGGTCGGCGCAGCGCGGGCAGCACCGCGGCTCGCCGGACCAGCCGCGCCGCTGGAGCACCCGAGCGACCCACCGCGTGGTGCGGCAGGGTTCGCCGAACACCAGGCCGTAGGTGACCCGCAAGGTGATCGCGTCGTTCGACGCGGCCTCGGCCAGGTCGCGCCGCGCATCGGCGTCGCGCGCCCGGGAGCCGTCGTGATACGCCCGGCCGTCGAGCTCGATGACCACCCCGAGATCCTCGTACCGGACATCCTGGTCGGTCCGCCTCCCCGTGGCGTGACTGGTGCGTTGACGCCGGCCCGCAGGCAGCCCGTGGGCGCGCTCGACGAGGTGGAGGTAGCCGCGCTCGAGCACCGAGTTGGCACCCTGCTCGACGTCGTCGATCATGCCGGCGACCAGGGCACGACGGGTGACCCTGGCGCGTTCGGCGAGGGCCGTGCGCAGCAGGCGAGGGACGACCTCACGGGTGAAGCAGGCCTGGGTCAGGGCGGCGTACGCCCCTGGGACGTCGTCTGCCCGGATCCGGTCCTCCATCACATCGAGGGTCGCGTGGTGCGGAGTCGTCCGGGGCGGGCGCCGGCGCCAGTCGACCCGGGATGCCAGATGTGCGCTGCGGTGGACGACGACTCCGGCGATCGGGCGCAGGGTGCGGTCGGGGCCGACGCACACGTGGACGACTCGCGGTTCGCCTCCCGGCATGGCGGACTCATGCGAGAGCGCGGCCGGGGCGTACGCGAACAGTGCCACCCACTCCCGTTGGCGCCGGGTCAGCGCGCCGGTGTGGTCGACGTAGACCCCGGGCTCGACGGCGCGCAGCTCACGGCGCCGCGTCATCCGGGCGATGTCGTGATCGGTGGCGCCGAGCTCCAGCAGCTGTGCGCGGGTGACCACGCCGTCCTGCTCGCGGCGCAGGATGATCTGCAGCTCCGGGTGAGAGAAGTCGAGATGACGCGGCACGGCCGCATGCTGGCACCGACGATCGGGTGGCTCAAGGGCGTGCCGGCGTACCTGTGGAGGAGCGCTCGTCGAGCACGTCACCTGCCCGTGCCACGCACCAGATGCGTGCCGACAGCAGGTCAGGCGCGATCTCACGCGGGTGGAGCGACCACCCGGGCGACCAGGTCGTTCCACCCGGCGACGACCTGCGCCTCGCTCATCCCGCCGGCGTCCATCTGCTGGCGCAGCACCGGGACGGCCAGCGGGGCGACCAGGGCGGTCGAGAGGTAGCCGAGGTCGCCCTGGACGCCGAGCTCGGCCAGCAGCATCCGGACGTGGAGCGCGACGAACCCGAGCACGGCGTAGTTCTCGCCCCAGGTCGTGCCGGCCGCCTCGATCAGCGCGGCCTGCTCGCGGTGGTGGCGCAGCCGGGACGCGCCGAACGCGAGCAGCCGCTCCAGCGGCGGCGCGCCGGGGCCGAGCGGCGGGGGCCCGCTGATCACGCTCGCCTGCCACTCCTCCTCGCGATGGTTGAGCAGCGAGGCCATCAGCCCCTCACGGCTGCCGAAGCGCCGGAACACCGTGCCCTTGCCGACCCCGGCCCGGGTCGCGACCGCCTCGGTCGTCAGGTGGTCGACCCCGCAGGACTCGATCAGCTCGGCCGCCGCCCGCAGCAGGGCCTCGCGGTTGCGCGCGGCGTCGCGGCGTACGACGGGCGCGGTGGTGAGCAGCGGCAGATCCCTGGACATGGTGAGGCCACCCTAGGTCGCGGCACCGACGGTCGCTCGCGAAAACTTTCTCCGGACCCGGGAATGAAAGCGGACCACGGTCCGTTTCGACCCTCATGACTGACACCCAGAACACTCGCGTCGCCGTGCTCGTCGGTTCCCTGCGGGCCGACTCCCTCAACCGCAAGCTCGCCGAGATCCTGCGCGACGAGGCGCCCGCCGGCGTCACGCTGGACATCGTCGAGGGCCTGGACCAGGTCCCGTTCTACAACGAGGACATCGACGGCGCCAACGCCCCGGCCGCCGCGGTCGCGCTGCGCGAGCGGGTCGGCGCCGCCGACCGCGTGCTCGCGGTGACCCCCGAGTACAACGGCACCATGCCGGCCGTCCTCAACAACGCCATCGACTGGATCTCGCGCCCGTACGGCGCCGGCGCCGTGGTCGGCAAGCCGTTCGGCGTCATCGGCGCCACCCCCACGCCGTACGGCGGCAAGTGGGCCCACGGCGACACCGCCCGCTCCGCCGGGATCGCCGGTGCGATCGTGGTCGAGGACGTCACCGTCTCCCAGCCCGCCGTCGATGTCGACCCGACCACCGACCCGGAGGTGCGCGCCAAGCTGCTCGCCGCTCTGGGCACCCTGGTCGAGTTCGCCCCCGAGGTGACCGCCGCCTGAACCCGGGTGGCTAGGGTCGGGTCGTGGCCGACCTCCACGACCTGACCGCCCTCGAGCAGGGCGCGCTGATCCGCTCCGGCGAGATCAGCCCCGTCGAGCTCACCGAGCACTACCTCGAACGCGCCGCGCGTCTCCCTCGGGAGTACGTCGACGGCGCGTTCGCCTTCCTCGACCCGGACGCCGCGCGGCGCCGGGCGCGGGAGGTCGCGGCCGTCGGGCCGGTGGGGGAGGGCGCCTCGCCGCTGGCCGGCGTACCGACCGCGATCAAGGACCTCAACCTGACCCGGGGCGTGCCCACGGCCTTCGGCTCGGCGGTGTTCGACGGCTACGTCCCCGACGTGTCCGACGGGGTCGCGCTGGCGATCGAGGACGCCGGGATGGTGAGCCTCGGGAAGACGAGCACGCCCGAGTTCGGCTCGCCCTGCTACACCGAGCCGGAGGGACGCCCGCCGGCCGTCACGCCGTGGGACACCACCCGGATGGCGGGTGGCTCCTCGGGCGGGGCCGCCGCCGCGGTGGCCGCCGGCCTGGTCCCGGTCGCCCAGGGCTCCGACGGCGGCGGCTCGATCCGGATCCCGGCCTCCTGCTGCGGCCTGGTCGGGCTCAAGCCGAGCCGGGGCCGGATCAGCGGCTTCCCGATGTACGGCGACCCGGTCGGACTGGCCGTCGCCGGGCCGATCGCCCGGACCGTCGCCGACGCCGCCGCACTGCTCGACGTGCTCGCCGGCCGCCGGGCGGGCGACCCGTCGTGGGCGCCGGAGCCGGGCGGCAGCTTCCTGTCCGCCGCGGGTCGCGAGCCCGGCCGGCTTCGGATCGCACGCTTCGACCGGCCGGTCATCGCCGACGTCGAGGTGCACCCCGAGGTCCAGCGGGCCTACGACGACGCCTCGCGGCTGCTCGCCTCCCTCGGTCACGTCATCGAGGACGTCCAGGTGCCGCTCCCGCCCGAGGCGGTCGGCGTCTTCGAGACCTGCTGGGCTGTCCTCACGGCGCTGTCGACGGTGCCGCTCTCTCTCGAGCAGCGCACCGGCATCCGCCCGCTCACCCGCTGGCTCGGGGAGCGCGGCGAGCAGGTGTCGGGCCCCGAGTTCGGGCTGGCGATCGGGGCGATGCGGCGGCACGCCGCTGACGCGCTGGTGGCGCTGGCGCCGTACGACATCGTGCTCACCCCCACCCTGGCCACTCCGCCGCTGCCCGTCGGCGCGATCCGCGACGACGCGGACCCGGCCGCCGACTTCGAGGCGCAGAAGCGCTTCACGCCGTGGACGTCCGCATGGAATGTCACCGGCATGCCCGCCGTCTCGCTGCCCCTGCACCAGACTCCCGAGGGTCTTCCGGTCGGCGTGATGCTCGCCGCCCGGCCCGCCGAGGAGGAGCTGCTGATCTCGTTGGCCGCCCAGGTGGAGGCCGCCGCGCCGTGGAGGGATCGCCGCCTGCCGCTGTGGTGAGCGGTCAGCCGAACCAGGTGGGCGCCGCCGCCCGGAACGCCTCGGGTGCGAGCGCACCGGCGCCCTCGGGGATGACGGCGAGGAGCGGGACGCCGGTGCCGTGCGGCAGGTCGGTGCGGTTGCAGTCCTCGGCGAGGCCGGGGTCGGTCGGCCAGGACCCGATGATGAGCCCGGTGGGCTCGACCGCGGCGGCGCGCAGCGCGGCGACGGTGAGCTCGGTGTGGTTGAGCGTGCCGAGCCCGGCTCGGGTCACGACGACGACCTCGGCGTCGAGGGCGACGGCGAGGTCGAGCAGGGTGCCGCCGTCGAGGTCGAGGCGGACCAGCAGGCCGCCCGCGCCCTCGACGAGCACGAGGTCGTAGGACGACAGCTGCTCCCGGATCGTGCTGACGTGCTCGCGGACGGTCGGCAGGCTCGCGCCCTCGCGCTGGGCCGCGGTGTCGGGGGCCAGAGGGTCGCGCAGGCGCGCGAGCTCGAGCGCGTCGACGCCGGCGAGCGCCGCGACCGTGTCCACGTCGGCGAGTTCGACGCTGTCCGGGCCGATGCCGGTCTGCACCGGCTTGACGACGAGCACCCGTCCGGGTGCGGTCGCGGCCAGTGCTGCCGTGGCGACGGTCTTCCCGACGCCGGTGTCGGTGCCCGTCACCACGACGACCCGGGTCACTGGTGCTCCTTCACGAGGTCGGCGAGGACCACGACAGCACGGTCCCAGTCGTCCTCGGGAACCCCGGCCGTGACGGTGATCCGCAACCGCGAGATGCCGTCGGGAACCGACGGCGGGCGGAAGCAGCCCACCCGCAGCCCGGCCTCCAGGGCAGCCGCCTGCGCGGCGACGGCGGCCCGGGGTGAGGACATCGGGACCGACAGCACCGCCCCGGCGGGAGCCGCGACGCCGAGGGTGTCGGCCAGCGCGGCGACCCGGGAGCGCACCGTGGCCCCAAGCTCCGGCCGCGCCCGGATCGCGCGCAGCGCGGCCAGGGCGCCCGCGGTCGGCGCCGGCGCCAGGCCGGTGTCGAAGATGAACGGCCGGGCCCGGTTGACCAGGTGCTCACGCAGCGCCCGGGAGCCGAGGACGGCGCCGCCCTGCGCGCCGAGCGACTTCGACAGCGTCGCGGTCACGACGACCTGGGGCCGGCCGGCGAGTCCCAGGCCGGCCACCAGGCCCGGGCCGTGCACCCCGACGGCGTGGGCCTCGTCGACGACCAGCAGTGCGTCGTACTCCGCGCACAGCGCGGCCAGCTCGACCAGCGGCGCCGCGTCGCCGAGCACCGAGTAGACCGACTCGACGAGCACCAGCGCCCGCTCACCCGCCGCCGCCGCGGCGACCAGGCCGGTGCGGACGGCCTCGACGTCGCTGTGCGGTACGACGCTGAGCCGGGCCCGGGAGAGCCGGACCCCGTCGACCAGGGAGGCGTGGACGTGCGCGTCGGAGAGGATCCGGGTGGTGCGGTCCGCGAGCGCGGCCACGACGGCCAGGTTGGCGTGGTAGCCGGTCGAGAAGACCAGCGCGGCGGGCTGCCGGAGATAGTCGGCGAGCTCGCGCTCCAGCTCCTCGTGGAGGCTGAGGGTGCCGGTGACCAGGCGCGAGGCGCTGGCGCTGGATCCCCACGCCAGTGCGGCATCCGCGGCCGCGCGTCGGACGGCGGGGTCGCGGGCCAGGCCGAGGTAGTCGTTGCCCGCGAGGTCGACGGTCGCGTCGTCGGCGACCCGGGGTCGCAGCCGGCGGGTCAGGCCCGCGGCCTCGCGTTGCTCGGCCTGCGCCCCGAGCCAGCGCTCCCAGGTGGTCATCCGGCCTTCACCGCCTCCGTGATGCCGCCCACGATGCGGTCGATGGCGTCCGGCCCGGCGACGTAGGGCGGCATCGCGTACACCAGGTCGCGGAACGGCCGCAGCCACACGCCCGCCGCGAGCGCGGCGTCGGTCGCCGCGACCACGTCGACCGGATGGTCGAGCTGGACGACGCCCACCGTGCCGAGGGTGCGCACGTCGGCGACGCCCGGGAGGTCGCGCAGCGGGCCCAGGCCGACACGGAGCCGCTCGCCGATCGCCGTGACCGTGGCCCTCCAGTCGGAGGCGAGCAGGAGGTCGATCGACGCACCGGCGACCGCGCAGGCCAGCGGGTTGGCCATGAAGGTGGGGCCGTGCATGACCACGCCGGCCTCGCTGCCGGAGATCCCGCGGGCGACGGCGTCGGTCGTGAGTACGGCGGCGAGGGTGAGGTACCCGCCGGTGAGCGCCTTCCCGACGCAGAGCACGTCGGGGACGACCAGCTCGCTGACGAACAGGTGCCCCGTGCGGCCGAAGCCGGTGGCGATCTCGTCGAACACCAGCAGCAGGCCGTGGTCGTCGGCGACCTCGCGGAGCAGGTGGAGGCACGCCTCGGGGTAGGGGTGCATCCCGCCCGCGCCCTGCAGCAGCGGCTCGACGACGATCCCGGCCAGCTCGTGGGCATGGCGGGCGGCGATCTCCCGGACGTCGTCGGCCCAGGTCGCGACGGCGGCCGGGCCCGCGTCGTACGCCGGTGGCTGGGGCGCGAACACCTGGCGCGGGAGCGTGCCCGCCCACAGGCTGTGCATCCCGCCGTCGGGGTCGGTGACGCTCATCGGGTGGAAGGTGTCGCCGTGGTAGCCGCCGCGGACGGTGAGCATCCGGGTGCGATCGGGGCGGCCGACGCCCCGCTGGTACTGGAGCACCATCTTCAGCGCGACCTCGACGCTCACCGAGCCCGAGTCGGCGAGGAAGACCCGCTCCAGCGGCTCCGGCGTGATGGCGACCAGGCGCCGGCCCAGCTCGACGGCCGGCTCGTGGGTGAGCCCGCCGAACATGACATGGCTGAACCGGCCGGCCTGCTCGGCCAGCGCGGCGTCGAGCGCGGGGTGCCGGTAGCCGTGGATCGCCGACCACCACGAGGACATCCCGTCGACCACCCAGCGGCCTTCGACCTCCAGCTCGCAGCCGCGGGCGCCGGTGACCAGCCGGACCGGCGTCGGCTCGGTCATCGAGGTGTAGGGATGCCACAGGTGCTCGCGGTCGAACGCGAGCAGCCCGGTGGCCTCGGCGACGCTCATCTCAGGCGTTCGCCGGGACCTCGGTGCCCGCGCCGCGGGTCCGGATCTGCGGCCCGCAGGTGCCCCCGGAGGAGCATCCGCCGCACCCGTCGCCGCAGGCGTGGGACTCCACCGGGCGGTCGTGGGCCGCGATCAGCTCGTCGAAGGCGGCGGCGTCGAGGCCCAGGATGGTGAAGCCGTTGTCGCGCAGCATCTCCAGGTCGGCCCGCGCGTCCTGTCCCTCGGAGGTGAGGTAGTCGCCGAGGAAGATCGAGTTCGCGACCTGCAGCGCGGTGGCCTGCAGGGTACGAAGGTGCAGCTCGCGCCCGCCCGCGATCCGGATCTCCTTGTCGGGGCACACGAACCGCGCCATGGCCAGGATCTTCACGCAGCGGAGGGGGGAGAGCTCCCAGGTGTTCTGGTACGGCGTCCCGTCGAACGGCATCAGGAAGTTGACCGGGATCGAGTCGGTGTCCAGTGCCTTCAGTGCGAACAGGGCCTCGACCAGCTGCTCGTCGGTCTCGCCCAGCCCGGCGATCAGCCCCGAGCACGGCGAGAGCCCGGCCTCCTTGGCCTTGCCGATGGTGTCGACCCGGTCGTCGTAGGTGTGGGTCTGGACGATGTTGTCGTGGTGGGACGCGGCGGTGTTGATGTTGTGGTTGTAGGCGTCCACCCCGGCCGCCTTGAGCCGTGCGGCCTGCCCGTCCTTGAGCAGCCCGAGACACGCGCAGACCTCGACGCCGTCGTACTCGTCCTTGAGAGCCTCGGTCATCTCCACGACCCGGTCGATGTCGCGCTCCGAGGGGCCTCGGCCCGAGGAGACCATGCAGACCCGGGTCGCGCCGCCGCGCAGCCCGGCGCCGGCCTGCGCGAGGGTCTCCTCCTTGGAGAGCCAGGAGTACTTGAGGATCGGCGCCTGCGAGCCCAGCGCCTGCGAGCAGTAGTTGCAGTTCTCCGGGCACAGGCCGGACTTGAGGTTGACCAGGTAGTTGACCTTGACCGTGGTGCCGAAGTGCGCGCGTCGCAGCCGCCCGCCGGCCGCCACCAGGGCCATCAGCTCGCTGTCGGGCGCCTGGAGGACGGCGAGGGCGTCGGCCTCGGTGGCGGACCCGCCGGCGAGGATGCGGGTCGCCAGCTCGTCGAAGCTCGGTGCGGTCGTCGTGGTCATGGTGCTCCTCGTGCGGGTCCTGGGTCCGACCTGAACAGTGTTCAGGTCGCTCAGGATAGCCGGGATCGAGCCGCTCCGCCACGGCTGGCCGCAGGGGCACGGCGGGCGCCAGGTCGCACCGCTGCGTGCGCGGGCCGCGGGGGTTTCTCGTCGGGCGCGCCGCGTTGCCTGGACGAAGCGCAGCGAGCGCCAAATGACGCAGCCGGGTCGCGGGCTCTTCTCGTCGGGCGCGCCGCGTTGCCTGGACGAAGCGCAGCGAGCGCCAGCGAGCGGAGCGGAGGAAGGCAACGCGCCAAAGCGCGCCCGACATGCGCGAGCGCAGCGAGCGCCAAATGACGCAGCGAGCGCCAAGATGGTTCAGTCGCCCAGCCCGCGCGCGTGCAGCGCGTCCCCGGTCGCCCGGGCGTGCGCGACGACCCGGATCACGAGCGGCGTGAGATAGGCCCGCGGGTTCCGCTCGAGCCCCCGTGCCCGGGCGGCGTCACGGGTCTCGCCGGCGATGGCGAGGGTGAGCGGGATGCCGCGGATCATGAGCGAGAAGGCGAGCGCGACCAGCTCCGGGTTGACGCCGAAGCGGCGCCACGGGCCGAGCCATCGGGTGATCGCGTCGACCATCCGCTCGACGGAGGTGGTCGTGGTGAAGACCGTGGCGAGCAGGAGCAGCGCGATCAGGGCGCCGACGACGACGAAGGCGTGCTCGGCACCCCGCTGCCAGGTCTGGTACGCCGCCAGCAGGGTCATCGCGACGAGCACCCCGCGCAGCGCCCGCAGCGCCCGGCCCAGGCGGACCCTCGCGATCGCGCAGCACAGCACCGCCAGCACGAGCAGGCCCGCCGTCGTCGCGACGCCGCGGAAGGCGACGGCGACCACGCTGATCACCAGCAGTCCGAGCAGCTTCGCGCCGACGGGCAGCCGGTGGAAGACCGAGGTGCCCGGCTGGTAGTCGCCGAGCGGGCCGGCGCTCATCCCGCGCTCGCCCGGTAGTGGTCGACGACCTCGGCGGGGGCGCCGTCGGCGACCACGGCGCCGTCGTCGACGAGCAGGGCCCGGTCGCAGCGCAGGGCCAGGTCGAGGTCGTGGGTGGCGAGCACCAGCTGCTGCGGCAGGCCGAGCAGCAGGTCGCCGATCATCCGGGCATTGCGCAGGTCGAGCAGCGTGGTCGGCTCGTCGGCGACCAGGATCGCGGGATCGGTGGCGAGGACGCCGGCCAGCGCGAGCAGCTGGCGCTGGCCACCGGAGAGGGTGTGCACGCTGCGGTCGGCCAGCTCCGCGAGTCCGTACGTCTCGAGCACCGCCCGCGCGGCGTCGGCCCGCTCCTCGCGCCCGCGCACCTGGTGCCGCAGGGACAGCGCGACGTCCTCGACGACGGTCGGCATCACCAGCTGCGCGCTGGGGTCGGTGAACACGAAGCCGACCCGGCGGCGTACCTCGCGGCCCTTCCTCGCCACGTCCAGGCCGTCGACGGTGACCCGCCCGGTCGTCGGCTCGACCAGGCCGTTGACCAGGCGCGCGAGGGTGGACTTGCCCGAGCCGTTGGGGCCGATCAGTGCGATCCGCGGCTCGGTGAGGTCGAGGGTCGTCTCGCGCAGCACGGTGACCTCGGGGACCGGGCCGCCGGGCGTCGCGGCCCGGACGACGACCCGGTCGAGCTCGATCCGGCTCACGCCGCGGAGGTCTCCTCGACCCGGGCGGGGCGCTTGCGGGCGGCGAGGTCGGGGAACGCGCGGTGCACGGCGGTCGCGACGAGCGCCATCACGACGTTCTTGGCGATGTCGCCGGGGAAGTACGCGGCGTCGAAGCTGAACGCCTCCTTGAGGCTGAGGTCCGCGCGCCAGGCCAGGTTCAGCGGGCCGAGGGTGTGGACGACGAGGAAGCTGCTGAGCAGGCCGCAGGTGAAGACGAAGGTGAACTGGGTGGCGCCGTGGCGGTTGCGGTAGACGAGGTAGCCGCACAGCGCGGCCGCGATCGGGAACGCGACGAGGTAGCCGGCCGTGACGCCGCTGTAGTGGGAGATGCCGGACGCGCCGCCGGAGTAGATCGGCAGCACCAGCCCGGCGACCAGGTAGAGCAGCACGCTCAGGAACCCGCGTACCGGGCCGAGCGCGGCGCCCGTGAGCAGCACGCCGAAGGTCTGCAGCGAGTACGGGACGCCGATCCCGGTCTTGATGTCCGGCAGGATGGCGCACACCGCGATGAGCGCGGCGAA contains:
- a CDS encoding type IV toxin-antitoxin system AbiEi family antitoxin domain-containing protein, with the translated sequence MPRHLDFSHPELQIILRREQDGVVTRAQLLELGATDHDIARMTRRRELRAVEPGVYVDHTGALTRRQREWVALFAYAPAALSHESAMPGGEPRVVHVCVGPDRTLRPIAGVVVHRSAHLASRVDWRRRPPRTTPHHATLDVMEDRIRADDVPGAYAALTQACFTREVVPRLLRTALAERARVTRRALVAGMIDDVEQGANSVLERGYLHLVERAHGLPAGRRQRTSHATGRRTDQDVRYEDLGVVIELDGRAYHDGSRARDADARRDLAEAASNDAITLRVTYGLVFGEPCRTTRWVARVLQRRGWSGEPRCCPRCADPCA
- a CDS encoding TetR/AcrR family transcriptional regulator, which produces MSRDLPLLTTAPVVRRDAARNREALLRAAAELIESCGVDHLTTEAVATRAGVGKGTVFRRFGSREGLMASLLNHREEEWQASVISGPPPLGPGAPPLERLLAFGASRLRHHREQAALIEAAGTTWGENYAVLGFVALHVRMLLAELGVQGDLGYLSTALVAPLAVPVLRQQMDAGGMSEAQVVAGWNDLVARVVAPPA
- a CDS encoding NAD(P)H-dependent oxidoreductase, producing MTDTQNTRVAVLVGSLRADSLNRKLAEILRDEAPAGVTLDIVEGLDQVPFYNEDIDGANAPAAAVALRERVGAADRVLAVTPEYNGTMPAVLNNAIDWISRPYGAGAVVGKPFGVIGATPTPYGGKWAHGDTARSAGIAGAIVVEDVTVSQPAVDVDPTTDPEVRAKLLAALGTLVEFAPEVTAA
- a CDS encoding amidase codes for the protein MADLHDLTALEQGALIRSGEISPVELTEHYLERAARLPREYVDGAFAFLDPDAARRRAREVAAVGPVGEGASPLAGVPTAIKDLNLTRGVPTAFGSAVFDGYVPDVSDGVALAIEDAGMVSLGKTSTPEFGSPCYTEPEGRPPAVTPWDTTRMAGGSSGGAAAAVAAGLVPVAQGSDGGGSIRIPASCCGLVGLKPSRGRISGFPMYGDPVGLAVAGPIARTVADAAALLDVLAGRRAGDPSWAPEPGGSFLSAAGREPGRLRIARFDRPVIADVEVHPEVQRAYDDASRLLASLGHVIEDVQVPLPPEAVGVFETCWAVLTALSTVPLSLEQRTGIRPLTRWLGERGEQVSGPEFGLAIGAMRRHAADALVALAPYDIVLTPTLATPPLPVGAIRDDADPAADFEAQKRFTPWTSAWNVTGMPAVSLPLHQTPEGLPVGVMLAARPAEEELLISLAAQVEAAAPWRDRRLPLW
- the bioD gene encoding dethiobiotin synthase, whose protein sequence is MTRVVVVTGTDTGVGKTVATAALAATAPGRVLVVKPVQTGIGPDSVELADVDTVAALAGVDALELARLRDPLAPDTAAQREGASLPTVREHVSTIREQLSSYDLVLVEGAGGLLVRLDLDGGTLLDLAVALDAEVVVVTRAGLGTLNHTELTVAALRAAAVEPTGLIIGSWPTDPGLAEDCNRTDLPHGTGVPLLAVIPEGAGALAPEAFRAAAPTWFG
- a CDS encoding 8-amino-7-oxononanoate synthase, which produces MTTWERWLGAQAEQREAAGLTRRLRPRVADDATVDLAGNDYLGLARDPAVRRAAADAALAWGSSASASRLVTGTLSLHEELERELADYLRQPAALVFSTGYHANLAVVAALADRTTRILSDAHVHASLVDGVRLSRARLSVVPHSDVEAVRTGLVAAAAAGERALVLVESVYSVLGDAAPLVELAALCAEYDALLVVDEAHAVGVHGPGLVAGLGLAGRPQVVVTATLSKSLGAQGGAVLGSRALREHLVNRARPFIFDTGLAPAPTAGALAALRAIRARPELGATVRSRVAALADTLGVAAPAGAVLSVPMSSPRAAVAAQAAALEAGLRVGCFRPPSVPDGISRLRITVTAGVPEDDWDRAVVVLADLVKEHQ
- a CDS encoding adenosylmethionine--8-amino-7-oxononanoate transaminase, with amino-acid sequence MSVAEATGLLAFDREHLWHPYTSMTEPTPVRLVTGARGCELEVEGRWVVDGMSSWWSAIHGYRHPALDAALAEQAGRFSHVMFGGLTHEPAVELGRRLVAITPEPLERVFLADSGSVSVEVALKMVLQYQRGVGRPDRTRMLTVRGGYHGDTFHPMSVTDPDGGMHSLWAGTLPRQVFAPQPPAYDAGPAAVATWADDVREIAARHAHELAGIVVEPLLQGAGGMHPYPEACLHLLREVADDHGLLLVFDEIATGFGRTGHLFVSELVVPDVLCVGKALTGGYLTLAAVLTTDAVARGISGSEAGVVMHGPTFMANPLACAVAGASIDLLLASDWRATVTAIGERLRVGLGPLRDLPGVADVRTLGTVGVVQLDHPVDVVAATDAALAAGVWLRPFRDLVYAMPPYVAGPDAIDRIVGGITEAVKAG
- the bioB gene encoding biotin synthase BioB, producing MTTTTAPSFDELATRILAGGSATEADALAVLQAPDSELMALVAAGGRLRRAHFGTTVKVNYLVNLKSGLCPENCNYCSQALGSQAPILKYSWLSKEETLAQAGAGLRGGATRVCMVSSGRGPSERDIDRVVEMTEALKDEYDGVEVCACLGLLKDGQAARLKAAGVDAYNHNINTAASHHDNIVQTHTYDDRVDTIGKAKEAGLSPCSGLIAGLGETDEQLVEALFALKALDTDSIPVNFLMPFDGTPYQNTWELSPLRCVKILAMARFVCPDKEIRIAGGRELHLRTLQATALQVANSIFLGDYLTSEGQDARADLEMLRDNGFTILGLDAAAFDELIAAHDRPVESHACGDGCGGCSSGGTCGPQIRTRGAGTEVPANA
- a CDS encoding energy-coupling factor transporter transmembrane component T family protein, translated to MSAGPLGDYQPGTSVFHRLPVGAKLLGLLVISVVAVAFRGVATTAGLLVLAVLCCAIARVRLGRALRALRGVLVAMTLLAAYQTWQRGAEHAFVVVGALIALLLLATVFTTTTSVERMVDAITRWLGPWRRFGVNPELVALAFSLMIRGIPLTLAIAGETRDAARARGLERNPRAYLTPLVIRVVAHARATGDALHARGLGD
- a CDS encoding energy-coupling factor ABC transporter ATP-binding protein, which produces MSRIELDRVVVRAATPGGPVPEVTVLRETTLDLTEPRIALIGPNGSGKSTLARLVNGLVEPTTGRVTVDGLDVARKGREVRRRVGFVFTDPSAQLVMPTVVEDVALSLRHQVRGREERADAARAVLETYGLAELADRSVHTLSGGQRQLLALAGVLATDPAILVADEPTTLLDLRNARMIGDLLLGLPQQLVLATHDLDLALRCDRALLVDDGAVVADGAPAEVVDHYRASAG
- a CDS encoding biotin transporter BioY, which codes for MTRRTPTTDVALIAGFAALIAVCAILPDIKTGIGVPYSLQTFGVLLTGAALGPVRGFLSVLLYLVAGLVLPIYSGGASGISHYSGVTAGYLVAFPIAAALCGYLVYRNRHGATQFTFVFTCGLLSSFLVVHTLGPLNLAWRADLSLKEAFSFDAAYFPGDIAKNVVMALVATAVHRAFPDLAARKRPARVEETSAA